DNA from Salinispora arenicola:
TTACCCGGTGATGAGTCCGCCGTGGCGCGGTGACCTGTCCGCGGCGTCACGGCCCGCGTAGCTTCACCGCATCGTCGTTCCCGACAGGATCGAGCCGCCATGACCGACACCCCGACGCTGCCCCCGACCGACGTGCCGCCCCCCACGCAGCTGCGCGCCCTTGACTTCCTGCTCGGGCACACCAGATGTGTGGGCGAGACACCGGCCGACGGATCGGCTCCGACGGTGATGCACATGTACGGCGAGCTGACCCTCGGCGGTCACTACCTCAATGTCGATGTGGCGTGGCCGGGCACCATGTCGGGCCGCTGGATCTTCGGCTGGAACCCGATCGACGAGCTCATCAACGTCTACTATGTCGCCGACTCCGGCACCCAGGGGACGGCGACGTCGGCGGGCTGGCAGGACGGGGAGCTCACCGTCACGGGTTCGTACGCGGTGGTCGAGGTGGGCGGGCACCGCATGGTCCGCGACGTGTTCCGCCGGGTCGACGACGGCCACTTCGTCATCAACTCGTTTGTGCGCTCGTCGGACGACGAACGCTGGACCCCGCTCGACGTCTACGACTGCCACCGCGTCTGATACCCGTGGAGAAACGATGAAGCTGACAGGAGAAACCCGGTGACCATCGGTCAAACCCTGCCGGACCTGGTCTACAGCCCTGAGTTCACCCGTGACCCGTACGCGATCTTCGCCCGGCTACGCGAGCAGGCCCCGGTCTGCCGCGTGACCACCCACCGTGGGATGAGCGCCTGGATGGTGACCCGTCACGCCGACGTGCGGGCGCTGCTCGCGGACAACCGGTTGGCAAAGGACGGCAACCGAATCGGCGAGTTGATACCCCGGCACAGCACGCTCACGGGTGCGGCCACCGGGTTCCCGCCCGGACTGACGACCAACATGGTCAACAGTGACCCGCCCGACCACACCCGGCTGCGGCACTTGGTCGGCCGCGAGTTCACCGGGCACCGCGTCGAGGGCCTGCGCCCGCGGATCGAGGAGATCGTTGACGACCTGCTCGACGGCGTCGCCGCCTGCGGGGACGAGGCTGACCTGGCGGAGACCCTCGCACGGCGCCTGCCGATCGCGGTGATCGGCGAACTGCTCGGCGTGCCCGAAGCCGACCGCGCGGAGTTCTTCCGCTGGGCCGACACCCTGTACGGCGGCACTGCGTCACCGGAAGCGCTGGGCCAGGCGTACAACGCGATCGTCGACTACCTCGGCCGGCTCTGCGACGCCAAACGTGACGTGCCCGCCGACGACCTGCTCACCGCGCTGGTGCAGGTCAGCGCCGACGAGGACCGGCTGTCACGCGAGGAACTCGTGTCGATGGCCCTGCTGCTGTTGGTGGCCGGGCACGAGACGACCAGCAAGCAGATCAGCAACGGGGTGCTGGCCCTGCTGCTCAACCCGGAGCAGCTGAAGCTGCTGAAGGCGCAACCCGCGCGAACCGCCGGTGCGGTCGAGGAACTGCTGCGGTTCGAGGGCCCGAGCCTCTCGGCCAGCCTGCGCTTCACCACCGAGCCGGTGGAGGTAGCCGGTGTGGTCATCCCCGAGGGGGAGTTCGTCCTGCTGTCGCTGGCGTCGGGCAACCGTGACCCGGAGAAGTTCCCCGACCCCGACCGGCTCGACATCACCCGCTCCACCCAGGGCAATCTGGCAATGGGACACGGCATCCACCACTGTGTCGGCGCTGCCCTCGCCCGCCTCGAACTGGAGATCGTCCTCATCCGTCTGGTGGCGCGGTTCCCGCAGATGCAACTGGCCGTCGAGGCGGATGACCTTGAGTGGCTGGTGAATTCCTTCTTTCGCGCGCCCCTGCACCTGCCGGTGTCACTCCGGCGGTGACCCGGCCCTCACCCCGCTGTCCTCCAGCCACGATTACCCGTCGATGAGTCCGCTGTGGTGTCGCGGCATGGTCGCGACGCTCAGCCGGACGTAACGTC
Protein-coding regions in this window:
- a CDS encoding DUF1579 family protein, whose product is MTDTPTLPPTDVPPPTQLRALDFLLGHTRCVGETPADGSAPTVMHMYGELTLGGHYLNVDVAWPGTMSGRWIFGWNPIDELINVYYVADSGTQGTATSAGWQDGELTVTGSYAVVEVGGHRMVRDVFRRVDDGHFVINSFVRSSDDERWTPLDVYDCHRV
- a CDS encoding cytochrome P450 family protein, whose product is MTIGQTLPDLVYSPEFTRDPYAIFARLREQAPVCRVTTHRGMSAWMVTRHADVRALLADNRLAKDGNRIGELIPRHSTLTGAATGFPPGLTTNMVNSDPPDHTRLRHLVGREFTGHRVEGLRPRIEEIVDDLLDGVAACGDEADLAETLARRLPIAVIGELLGVPEADRAEFFRWADTLYGGTASPEALGQAYNAIVDYLGRLCDAKRDVPADDLLTALVQVSADEDRLSREELVSMALLLLVAGHETTSKQISNGVLALLLNPEQLKLLKAQPARTAGAVEELLRFEGPSLSASLRFTTEPVEVAGVVIPEGEFVLLSLASGNRDPEKFPDPDRLDITRSTQGNLAMGHGIHHCVGAALARLELEIVLIRLVARFPQMQLAVEADDLEWLVNSFFRAPLHLPVSLRR